From a region of the Thermomonas sp. HDW16 genome:
- a CDS encoding DUF2058 family protein: protein MINSLKDQLLGLGFSAPKPEPRKPQPSRPGGQGGKPAHVHGAKKSGGKPAQDARKSGNRPAPHKQRSREDIDLAKAYAIRAQKEKDERIEAERLKQEEARLRREAKAKLKDFLVDKSLNAAEADHVRHFEYGGKIKRIHVTAEQLKALNAGELGVVQQDGRYLLVKIDVLAQAEAIFAPAVALKVDPDAPTQDDPYSDPQYQVPDDLAW from the coding sequence ATGATCAATTCCCTGAAAGACCAGTTGCTGGGGCTCGGCTTCAGTGCCCCCAAGCCGGAACCGCGCAAACCGCAGCCTTCGAGGCCAGGCGGACAGGGCGGCAAACCCGCGCATGTGCATGGCGCGAAAAAATCCGGCGGCAAGCCTGCGCAGGACGCGCGCAAGTCCGGCAACAGGCCTGCGCCGCACAAGCAGCGCTCTCGCGAGGACATCGACCTGGCCAAGGCCTATGCGATCCGCGCGCAGAAGGAAAAAGACGAGCGCATCGAGGCCGAACGGCTGAAGCAGGAAGAAGCCCGCCTGCGTCGCGAGGCCAAGGCGAAATTGAAGGATTTTCTGGTCGACAAGTCGTTGAATGCTGCCGAAGCCGACCACGTCCGCCACTTCGAGTACGGCGGCAAGATCAAGCGTATCCACGTCACTGCCGAACAGCTGAAAGCGCTCAACGCCGGTGAACTCGGCGTGGTACAGCAGGACGGCCGCTATCTATTGGTCAAAATTGATGTGCTGGCGCAGGCCGAGGCGATCTTCGCCCCCGCTGTTGCGCTCAAGGTCGACCCGGATGCGCCGACACAGGACGATCCGTATTCCGATCCGCAGTATCAGGTGCCGGACGATCTGGCCTGGTAG